The Streptomyces pactum genome contains a region encoding:
- a CDS encoding glycosyltransferase, which translates to MKILFTVGGSQAAVFGVAPLAAAARNAGHEILLAADEPLMRAAQSVGLPAVCITPERMRHGQDATTAAVRIDALLDLTRQWSPDLVVGGLSHVPRVLAARLKVPYVRHIWHIAPMARRDRTAVAELRPQLERLGLTELPAPDLFIDLCPPSLRPPGTPAGRAMRWVPRVSQRRIEPWMYTRPEGRRRVLITAGTRNLMLETPGSSLRRLVDGLTGAGAEVLIAALPEAAERYGADLGDVRIGWIPLDVVAPTCDLAVHHGGATTAMTLVNAGVPQLILPDNGYGKAVAEAVSGFGAAVTVDRHRPQEGQDPDEVIVAACREILADPRYAERTRALAAETAALPTPDQVLREIEALAAR; encoded by the coding sequence ATGAAAATACTGTTCACCGTCGGCGGCAGCCAGGCGGCCGTCTTCGGCGTCGCCCCCCTCGCCGCCGCCGCCCGCAACGCCGGCCACGAGATCCTGCTGGCCGCCGACGAACCGCTGATGCGGGCCGCGCAGTCCGTCGGGCTTCCCGCGGTCTGCATCACCCCCGAGCGCATGCGCCACGGCCAGGACGCCACGACGGCCGCCGTCCGGATCGACGCCCTGCTGGACCTGACCCGGCAGTGGAGCCCCGACCTGGTCGTCGGCGGCCTGTCCCACGTCCCCCGGGTGCTCGCCGCCCGGCTCAAGGTCCCCTACGTCCGCCACATCTGGCACATCGCCCCGATGGCACGCCGCGACCGCACGGCGGTGGCGGAACTCCGGCCGCAGCTCGAGCGCCTCGGGCTGACCGAACTGCCGGCGCCCGACCTCTTCATCGACCTGTGCCCGCCGTCCCTGCGCCCGCCCGGCACCCCCGCCGGACGGGCGATGCGCTGGGTCCCCCGGGTGAGCCAGCGCCGGATCGAGCCGTGGATGTACACCCGCCCCGAGGGCCGCCGCCGGGTACTGATCACCGCGGGCACCCGCAACCTGATGCTCGAGACCCCCGGCAGTTCGCTGCGCAGGCTGGTGGACGGGCTGACCGGGGCGGGAGCCGAGGTGCTGATCGCGGCGCTGCCCGAGGCCGCCGAGCGCTACGGCGCGGACCTGGGCGACGTACGCATCGGCTGGATCCCCCTGGACGTCGTCGCCCCTACCTGTGACCTGGCGGTCCACCACGGCGGTGCCACCACGGCCATGACCCTGGTCAACGCGGGCGTGCCCCAGTTGATCCTCCCCGACAACGGCTACGGCAAGGCCGTCGCGGAGGCCGTCAGCGGCTTCGGCGCCGCCGTGACGGTGGACCGGCACCGGCCGCAGGAGGGACAGGACCCGGACGAGGTGATCGTCGCGGCCTGCCGGGAGATCCTCGCCGACCCGCGGTACGCCGAGCGCACCCGCGCCCTCGCCGCCGAGACCGCCGCGCTGCCGACCCCGGACCAGGTGCTGCGCGAGATCGAGGCCCTCGCCGCCCGCTGA
- the rfbA gene encoding glucose-1-phosphate thymidylyltransferase RfbA, with protein MKGIILAGGNGTRLHPITLGVSKQMLPVYDKPMIYYPLSALMLAGVTEIEIITTPEDSEMFRRLLGDGSWLGITLTYAEQDKPRGLADAFLVCADHIGDDSVALVLGDNIFHGYEFGPMIQRAAQDIEGCVLFGYPVRDPERYGVGTLDEQGRLVALEEKPANPQTNMAITGLYLYDNQVVDIARKLRPSERGELEITDLNRVYLERGEARLVPLGRGFVWLDTGTHDALMEAGDYVQVLEHRQGVRIACLEEIAWRMGYIDQESCYRLGSRLANSSYGRYVMEMAQAG; from the coding sequence GTGAAGGGCATCATCCTGGCCGGCGGCAATGGCACGAGGCTCCATCCGATCACTCTCGGAGTCTCGAAGCAAATGCTCCCGGTCTACGACAAGCCGATGATTTACTACCCGCTGTCGGCCCTGATGCTGGCGGGGGTCACCGAAATAGAGATCATCACCACGCCCGAGGACTCGGAGATGTTCCGGCGACTGCTGGGCGACGGCTCCTGGCTGGGCATCACCCTGACCTACGCGGAGCAGGACAAGCCCCGCGGGCTCGCCGACGCGTTCCTGGTCTGCGCGGACCACATCGGGGACGACTCCGTCGCCCTGGTGCTGGGCGACAACATCTTCCACGGGTACGAGTTCGGGCCCATGATCCAAAGGGCCGCGCAGGACATCGAGGGCTGCGTCCTGTTCGGCTACCCGGTGCGCGACCCGGAGCGCTACGGCGTCGGCACCCTCGACGAGCAGGGCAGGCTCGTCGCCCTCGAGGAGAAGCCCGCCAACCCGCAGACCAACATGGCGATCACCGGGCTGTACCTCTACGACAACCAGGTCGTGGACATCGCCCGGAAACTGCGGCCCTCGGAACGCGGCGAGCTGGAGATCACCGACCTCAACCGCGTCTACCTGGAACGCGGCGAGGCCAGGCTGGTCCCGCTCGGCCGCGGATTCGTCTGGCTGGACACCGGAACCCACGACGCGCTCATGGAGGCCGGGGACTACGTCCAGGTCCTGGAACACCGCCAGGGCGTGCGCATCGCCTGCCTCGAGGAGATCGCCTGGCGCATGGGCTACATCGACCAGGAGTCCTGCTACCGGCTCGGCAGCCGCCTCGCGAACTCCTCCTACGGCCGCTACGTCATGGAAATGGCCCAGGCCGGCTGA